A single region of the Salvia splendens isolate huo1 chromosome 18, SspV2, whole genome shotgun sequence genome encodes:
- the LOC121777546 gene encoding probable LRR receptor-like serine/threonine-protein kinase At5g10290, translated as MEMVLLFAVLVLACSTAFVSPDAQGDALFALRTSLKASSNQLIDWNQNQVNPCTWSKVICDSTNNVTTVTLSNMGFTGTLSPQIGNLKALNTLQLQGNGITGMIPEELGNLSSLTMLDLENNNLTGEIPSSLGNLRRLTFLILNQNNLSGPVPESLSSLSNLVNLQLASNSLSGKIPEPLFRISKYNFTGNQLNCGINFPHSCASENGGRSSKSKTGMIIGIVAALVAIIVLGGLLLLFLWKGRHKGYRREVFVDVAGEVDRRIEFGQLKRFAWRELQIATDSFSEKNVLGQGGFGKVYKGVLPDNTKVAVKRLTDFESPGGDTAFQREVEMISVAVHRNLLRLIGFCTTPTERLLVYPFMQNLSVASRLRELKPGDPVLDWPSRKRVALGTARGLEYLHEHCNPKIIHRDVKAANVLLDEHFEAVVGDFGLAKLVDVRKTNVTTQVRGTMGHIAPEYLSTGKSSEKTDVFGYGILLLEIVTGQRAIDFSRLEEEDDVLLLDHVKKLQREKRLDAIVDQNLSRNYNIEEVEMMIQVALLCTQGSPEDRPAMSEVVRMLEGEGLAERWEEWQHVEVTRRQEHERLQRRFDWGEDSIYNQNAIELSGGR; from the exons ATGGAGATGGTCCTGCTCTTTGCAGTCCTGGTGCTCGCATGTTCAACTGCTTTTGTATCTCCTGATGCGCAAG GAGATGCATTGTTTGCTTTGAGGACTTCACTCAAAGCTTCAAGCAATCAGCTTATCGATTGGAATCAGAATCAAGTTAACCCGTGTACATGGTCCAAAGTTATATGCGACAGTACTAACAATGTGACGACAGT GACATTGTCTAATATGGGATTTACTGGAACCTTATCACCTCAAATTGGGAATTTGAAGGCACTGAATACACT CCAGTTACAAGGAAACGGCATAACTGGTATGATACCTGAAGAGTTGGGAAATTTGTCGAGCTTGACAATGTTGGATCTCGAAAATAATAACTTGACTGGAGAAATACCGTCTTCCCTAGGCAATCTCAGGAGGCTCACATTTTT GATTTTAAATCAAAACAATCTCTCTGGACCAGTTCCCGAATCACTTTCAAGTCTTTCAAACTTGGTTAATCT ACAACTTGCTTCTAACAGTCTGAGTGGTAAAATCCCAGAGCCGTTATTCAGGATCTCCAAGTATAA TTTTACAGGCAATCAATTAAACTGTGGTATCAATTTTCCCCATAGTTGTGCCTCCGAAAATGGAG GCCGTTCAAGTAAATCAAAGACTGGCATGATAATCGGGATCGTTGCTGCCCTTGTTGCTATTATTGTTCTCGGAGGTTTACTGCTTTTATTCTTGTGGAAGGGTAGGCATAAAGGCTACAGACGCGAAGTTTTTGTTGACGTTGCAG GTGAAGTTGATCGGAGAATTGAGTTCGGCCAACTGAAGAGATTTGCGTGGAGAGAGTTGCAGATTGCTACGGACAGTTTCAGCGAGAAAAACGTGCTGGGACAGGGTGGTTTTGGAAAAGTTTACAAAGGCGTCCTTCCTGATAACACCAAGGTTGCTGTCAAACGGTTAACTGATTTTGAGAGTCCCGGTGGGGATACGGCATTCCAGCGCGAAGTCGAAATGATCAGTGTGGCCGTTCACAGAAATCTTCTCCGACTCATTGGCTTCTGCACAACGCCAACTGAGCGCCTGCTGGTTTACCCTTTTATGCAAAACTTGAGTGTTGCCTCTCGTCTTCGAG AGCTTAAACCCGGGGATCCCGTTTTGGACTGGCCGAGCAGAAAGAGGGTGGCGCTGGGCACAGCGCGTGGGCTAGAGTACTTGCACGAGCATTGCAATCCGAAAATCATCCACCGGGACGTAAAAGCTGCAAATGTTTTGCTGGACGAACATTTTGAGGCCGTTGTTGGTGACTTCGGGCTGGCAAAGCTCGTAGATGTGAGGAAAACCAATGTAACGACACAGGTTCGCGGGACGATGGGCCACATAGCTCCTGAATACCTGTCCACCGGAAAATCATCGGAGAAGACTGACGTATTCGGATACGGCATCCTTCTTCTAGAGATCGTCACGGGTCAACGAGCTATAGATTTCTCCCgcttggaagaagaagatgatgtcttaCTGCTCGACCAT GTCAAGAAACTGCAACGGGAGAAACGACTGGATGCCATTGTGGATCAGAACCTGAGTAGAAACTACAACATTGAAGAAGTCGAGATGATGATCCAGGTGGCGCTGCTGTGCACTCAAGGCTCACCGGAAGACCGGCCAGCAATGTCAGAAGTCGTCCGTATGCTGGAAGGGGAAGGGCTTGCTGAGAGATGGGAGGAGTGGCAGCACGTGGAGGTCACGAGGAGGCAAGAGCACGAGAGGCTGCAGAGAAGGTTTGACTGGGGGGAGGATTCAATCTACAACCAGAATGCCATTGAGCTCTCTGGGGGACGATAA
- the LOC121776153 gene encoding transcription factor MYB93-like, with protein MGTMGRSESGLKKGPWTPEEDEKLINYIQKHGHGSWRALPKLAGLNRCGKSCRLRWTNYLRPDIKRGKFSQDEEQTILNLHAILGNKWSAIATHLPGRTDNEIKNFWNTHLKKRLIQMGFDPMTHRPRTDIFSSLPGLLALKDLIENPEQAIRIQNEAARLNNYLSYILHPPPPSLGAADLPSLAPPPENFFHDSIAFGHMPDLVTAGCGTGQNCSSDGSWIMNTGDATSYEATQMWPELQLDDSFFREIA; from the exons atgGGGACGATGGGAAGATCGGAGAGTGGCCTGAAAAAGGGGCCATGGACTCCCGAGGAAGACGAAAAACTGATAAACTACATCCAAAAACACGGCCACGGCAGCTGGCGCGCCCTCCCCAAACTCGCCGGCTTGAACCGATGCGGCAAGAGCTGCCGCCTCCGCTGGACCAACTACCTCCGCCCCGACATCAAGAGAGGCAAATTCTCCCAAGATGAGGAGCAAACCATCCTCAATCTCCATGCCATTCTTGGCAACaa GTGGTCGGCTATCGCGACACACCTGCCGGGAAGGACAGACAACGAGATCAAGAACTTCTGGAACACGCATCTGAAAAAGAGACTAATACAAATGGGGTTCGACCCGATGACCCACCGCCCCCGGACCGACATTTTCTCGAGCCTGCCCGGGCTCCTCGCCCTCAAGGACCTAATCGAGAACCCGGAGCAAGCCATCCGCATACAAAACGAGGCCGCGCGCCTCAACAACTACTTAAGCTACATTCTCCACCCGCCGCCTCCGTCTCTCGGCGCCGCCGACCTCCCGAGCCTAGCTCCGCCGCCTGAGAATTTTTTTCATGACTCGATTGCGTTCGGTCACATGCCGGATTTGGTGACAGCTGGCTGTGGAACGGGCCAAAATTGCTCGTCGGATGGCTCGTGGATCATGAACACGGGCGATGCGACGAGCTACGAAGCCACGCAAATGTGGCCGGAGCTGCAGCTCGATGATTCCTTCTTCCGTGAAATCGCCTAG
- the LOC121775957 gene encoding linamarin synthase 2-like, translating into MTSAHAVLVPFPAQGHLIPAMQLASLLQAKGFFVTVVNTEFNHRRLIRSKGAEWMRSFENLRFETMPEGLPPSDRDATQDPAALCDSIRKTCLPVFRRVLGKLAAAAEVPGISCIISDGVMSFPIRAGAELGIPVFQLWTASACGFMGYLSYRELRNQGIVPFQDDKFMEKGLLETKVDWIPGMPNIKLRDIPSFIRTTNKDDILLNYLGDEAQNCLKATGIIFNTFNSLEHQVLEAISSTSPPTYTIGPLSMLSNQISKNQQISFKPNLWKEDRKCIEWLDKQEKNSVVYVNYGSVTLISEKHLEEFAWGLANSKHPFLWITRPDIAMGGSARLPAGFVEETKGRCLIAGWCAQDEVLLHPSVGVFLSHCGWNSTLESIGAGVPMVCWPFFAEQHTNRRFVCVEWGMGVEVDEDVRRERVEEVVREVMEGEMGKVMKGNALEWKRKAEVATRVGGESYNDFDRLVNDILGYQGSAKNC; encoded by the exons ATGACCAGTGCGCATGCCGTTCTCGTGCCGTTTCCGGCGCAAGGCCACCTCATTCCGGCGATGCAGCTGGCCTCGCTCTTACAGGCGAAGGGCTTCTTCGTCACGGTGGTCAACACCGAGTTCAACCACCGGCGGTTGATCCGGTCTAAAGGGGCGGAGTGGATGCGGAGCTTCGAGAATCTGCGGTTCGAGACGATGCCGGAGGGGCTGCCGCCGTCCGACCGCGACGCCACCCAGGATCCGGCGGCGCTGTGTGACTCGATCAGGAAGACTTGCCTCCCCGTTTTCCGGCGGGTGCTGGGGAagctggcggcggcggcggaggtgccGGGGATTAGTTGTATAATTTCGGATGGAGTAATGAGCTTCCCGATTAGGGCTGGTGCCGAATTGGGGATTCCAGTGTTTCAGCTGTGGACGGCCTCCGCTTGTGGTTTCATGGGCTACCTCTCTTACCGGGAACTCCGAAATCAAGGGATCGTTCCCTTCCAAG ATGACAAGTTCATGGAGAAGGGATTGCTAGAGACAAAAGTAGATTGGATTCCTGGCATGCCCAACATAAAGCTCAGAGACATCCCTAGCTTCATCCGAACAACAAACAAGGATGATATCTTGTTAAATTATTTAGGAGACGAAGCTCAAAATTGTCTAAAAGCAACCGGAATCATCTTCAACACATTCAATTCACTTGAACACCAAGTCCTCGAAGCCATCTCCTCCACATCTCCACCAACATACACCATCGGCCCTCTCTCCATGCTTTCCAATCAAATTTCCAAAAACCAACAAATCTCATTCAAGCCAAATCTATGGAAAGAAGATAGAAAATGCATAGAATGGCTAGACAAACAAGAAAAGAATTCCGTGGTGTATGTAAATTACGGGAGTGTGACATTAATCTCCGAGAAACATCTAGAAGAATTCGCATGGGGATTGGCCAACAGCAAGCACCCGTTTCTCTGGATAACCCGACCCGACATCGCCATGGGTGGGTCGGCCCGGTTGCCCGCGGGTTTTGTCGAGGAGACGAAGGGGAGGTGCTTGATCGCGGGGTGGTGCGCCCAGGACGAGGTGCTTCTGCACCCGTCCGTGGGGGTGTTTTTGAGCCACTGTGGATGGAACTCGACTCTGGAGAGCATTGGGGCGGGGGTGCCGATGGTGTGCTGGCCGTTCTTTGCGGAGCAGCacacgaaccggcggttcgtgtGCGTGGAATGGGGgatgggggtggaggtggatgaGGATGTGAGGAGGGAGAGGGTGGAGGAAGTTGTGAGGGAGGTGATGGAAGGGGAGATGGGGAAGGTTATGAAGGGGAATGCTTTGGAGTGGAAGAGGAAAGCGGAAGTGGCTACGAGGGTTGGTGGTGAGTCTTATAATGATTTTGATAGGTTGGTGAATGATATTCTTGGTTACCAAGGAAGTGCAAAAAATTGTTAG